In the Zingiber officinale cultivar Zhangliang chromosome 5A, Zo_v1.1, whole genome shotgun sequence genome, TAACGAGGACTTCGAATAAACGGTACCAGTTTCAGACGTGTTGCATGTGATCATAAAACAaccaaaaaaatattcaaaaatatttcGTGTGACGAGCAAGCATAAAAAATCTCCAGAAACTCTGGCAACCAATGACATTGGTCTACTCAGGAAGAAAAATGTAAATAATCAAAGATATCgttaaaaattatcaaatcaaCCACTCCGCCCACCTGTAAATTTCTTTAGCAACAGGATTCATGAAAGAAGAGGAGCTAACACTATATTGCAGTTACAGATAAAAATCACACTGATTGCTGAGTGTTCATCAAATAAACCATTCAAATAGTAGTTCAAGATCGAAGAATAAACACTTACAATAAATATCTTATGCTTGAAGATTCATAATCAAAGAGGACAGCTACTTGGGGCagtataggatcgaaaaatactGCATAATAGCCCCAATGATCAATCATAGGAAAAATCCCTTGGAAGTATTACGAATTTGAAGAATAAGCACTCACTATAAATATGTTTTTGCATGAAGTTTCATGATAAATGATGGCAGCAGCTACAGAATTACTTGGGGCCAATCTCCTTGAGGGCACAAATCTGCTCTTCACCCATTGCCGACATCACAGAGACAACTAGGTCCTTTCCCTCTGCGAAACCATCTTTGATCTGCAATGTTAATTGGGTTAGATTGGCACAGGATGAATACCTTGAGGTGAAGGAAATATATTCTTAGAtaaatagttttgaaaatataGGGAAAAAACAAAGGTAAAGCAATAAGCCTACTTGAATTTGAATATACTGAGGAAACAAAATCAAGTGGAAGCGATACAAGATATCTTACACATTGTTGATATAGAAGAATTGGGAAAATCTGAGGTTAACCAACTACTGAAGACATAAGTATGATGCCGAACATATACAGAAACTAGAATTCAACATTTAATGACTTGTTGATGGCTGAAAGACAAAAGATGAAGTCAAGCATGAGACATTCCACTGAAATTATAGTTTAGACACAAAAGAAGGTAGAGGATAGGTACAGGATGCTCTTTTCCCAATCCTTGCTATGCTTTAGTCAAGCAGTCGAGTAAGAGAGGTCAAGTAAATCAAATCCAAAcactaagggggtgtttggttgatgggtttgggaatgagggaatggaatgatagtaaaagatagtgtttggattgtgggtttgggaatcacattttgggaatgattaccagatttatgggaatcaaccaaacccatataacttgatgggtttcatttccattcttaTTCCTATTCCATCCTACTATCAAAcccatacccatagtcattcccatcatttaaccaaacaccccctaactAGGTAAGAGAtgaagaaataataaaatatcaggtAGCATCAATACAAGCATTGTAATTGATGAAATCAGTTgcaaaataataaggttaaaaaCCACTAAAACCTTTCAcaacaaattttaaactttcataCTACTGGGCCCAACTATACCTTCTGCACcaaaccataaaaacatcctcaTTCAATCATCACATCTTtttcaattattttcaaaatggaTAAACATCAGCAAGACCGGCCATATTTTCCCGATATATTCATACAAATGCAAAGAATGATTAAACTTATAAACTAAATCAATCTAGGTGGACTAATTGAAGATTGAAGTAGACCAAGATTGGAACGGTGATATGTTTTAAAAGTAAAtcttacacacacacacacacacacatatatatataataaacttATACATGCATATCGACTTTGCCAAACCTGAGTAACCAAATTTTCATCTGTTGGGAGCCTCAGATCATCTTTGGTATTACCGGTTTCGGTCAAAAGGCTCAACTGACAAATGCATGTGTTAATTAGAATGAGTCATCAAATTTAAAGAGcaaattaaatatcaaattacAAGAAAACAGCAtattgataataaaaaaaatataaaacatacaAAGCCATCCTCGGAGATGTCAATCAACTGGTAGTCTGTGCGATTAACATGAGGTACCTGTATACAgattaaacaaatttaaatattgaAGATATAAGTACAAAAAAAAGCTACTTTTCTACATAATAAGTTTGTAAACACACATCACAATTATGTGAGGATGGCACAATATCCTCAAGCTTCTTAGCATTGAAGATGTCTATTGCAACAAAGTGACACtttgcatgaccatgctttccaGTCTTGCTCGTTGAAACCTCAACAACCTAAATTACAAAATCAAAACTATAATGCTTAAAAACATTGAAACAAAAAGGCTGTGCATATGAAAAGTTGATATCACATATCATAAATGTGAAAATGTGCATTCCAAATTGCtttaaaattttccaaataaaattaacaaaaaaGGATATCTAGGAAAGAAGTAAACCAAAAACTTCAGATGATAACAAATGTAGAATATCATGATATTAGCACACTACTTATGGAGTTAGAAACCAAAGTTTCGTCCCCACAGGAGTGGCCAGTTGGCTAGAGGGTGGCTGGCAGCTTTGCTACAATGGCGCAAGCGGTCAATTCCCGACAGACGCATGCCTTCGAGAAAAAAAATACTCCCACCCCTAGCCACTTGTCGGCTATAACTCAcctcgtgatttacctctcttTACATAACATGAGGACAGCCTGTGAGGGGCGCCTGAGGTGAGCGTAATCACTTTTTGCTACAATAGAAACCAAAGTCCCATGCAATAAGAGGAAAAATAACCTCCAAAAAATTCTAAATGTTTATTTCCATCCGTTAACTAAAAAAGAACACATTAAAGTCAATAACTCCTAATTTCCAGTTTATATTGCCCCTTGAACATTTTCCCATCAATAACTCCCAAATTTCTAGATCCTGTTGCTCCTGTGGTGATGTGCCCATTGTCAAAGTAACGCTTATTCCACTGAGAAAAAGGAAGAACCTTGAGAAACTCGCATATAGATGAACCATCCAATGGAATTATCAGTGACAAGCAAAGACCATTACTACAGTGCAGAGTgacaaaaaaacaataaaaataaatattagagTGCAGTTTATTTAATCACAGATCCACTGTTTAGATCACCCTCATTCCCTCAAAATGAGATGGATCAAACCACAAAATACGTAATAACTCAGTCAAAGCGCCGAACAATTATCACAGCAAATCTCCAAGATAACTGGAAAGACATACACGGGAAATGGTTTCAAAACAAGTAAGGTAAATTAACACACACAAGAAAGTGCATCAATAATCGAAGAAACATAAATGGATGGAGAAGGGCAAACCAAAAACCTTGCAGGGTCTGCCCTTGATGACGATGTATCCGTTCTTCCGGATCGTCCCAGCCTGCTGTGGATAAGTCTTGGAAGCCCCGGCGTCGGCCTTCGACTCGAAGTGATGCTCCTCGTCCGACATGATCGCTGATGCAATGGACAGAAAAATGTTTAATGAAACAAACAACACATCGAAGAAGAGGTGCATCGATACTTCACCCAGATCGATCAAGGGTGAAGGGAGGATCAGGACGACCGATCGAACGCTCAGTACCTGGCAGGCGTAGGGCGGAGGCGTAGAAGCGATGAAGCGAAATGCAATCAGAAGAGAAGATCAGAATCCGCTTGAAGCGTCGAGCTAGGGTTACCTTTCTATAGATGCGAATATGCCTTGGCGAGACTCTAACTGTTGGATCTGGAAATAACGGATGGATTCTGAATGACATTTCGTTTCATTTTATTATCGAAATAATTTAAAACATACTTTAAAAATaagtatttttaattttagttttaaataagtgTTTTATAATAGAAAAAGTTTACTTGAAGAAGCATTTTTCATGCAATttgcatcaattttttttttactctcGTTAGAGAAAGGAAGAAGCAGTCAAGCAGACACTCCCACtcgtcatcttcctcttcttctcctccaccaGAGCCCCCTCTCCTTATAACTGCGTTCCCTCCCTCGCTTCCCTCGAGCGTTCGCGCGCTCCGTCTTCTACCTTTTCCAGGCTTAGCCTGTGGCAATGGACTTCCCTTATATAGACCAGATCGCCGCATCGCTACGGAGCTGCTCTCTGGGCGAACACCGTCCTACTCCGTCGCCGCCGCCCAACATCCCCGATGCGAGCGCCGGGAGGATCACAGTGGAGTTGAACTCGGAGATACCCCTTCCCTTCTGCTGGGATCAGCGGCTCGACATTCAGGTGCGATCTGTTTCTCTTTCCTTCCTCAGAATCTTCTCGTCGCGCCGTTGCTTGATCTAAATGCCCTGAATGCTTTGGCGTCGATTGCAAAGTACGATGTTGAAACCGATTTTGGTGTCAAAATGcttccttttcttccttctaCCATTACTCTGTTAGTGAAGAACACTGAGTTCTGATCGATGATGAGCTTCTGCGATTGCTTCTCCTTGTTTTTCTCTTTACCAATTCAAATGTGTAAATGctcgtttgttttttttttgttgacttGTTACTGATCTGACCTCCGTTGTTTCCATCATGAAGACAGGGGAAATCCACTACATCAACTGGGAGACCGGCGAGAGGACCACCGCCGACCCTCGCTCCGCAGCCACTGCTTCTATCTATTCATCGAGCTACTACTGCACCGACGAAGAGGAAGCCTCCGGTACCGGAAGCGGCAAAGAGGGATGCGAAGAGGAGGAAGACGACGACAATGGCAACGGCGACACAGCCGACCCCGATGAAGACGAATCCTCTGGTACCGGCAGCGGCATAGAAACGCGCGACGAGGAAGAAGATGACGACAGTACAGCCTGCTCCTCCGGCCCTTCCTCTACCGGAGACGACCGGCGAACCCTCGTTGCCGCCGGTTGCAGCGCCTGCTTCATGTACTTGATGGTCCACAACGGCACTCCCGCCTGCCCCAAGTGTGGCGCCGCCCTCATCCACCTTGGCAACTGCCTCTGAGAATGATGCGTGAAAACAAAGATCAGAATAACAACGTTAGCTTCCATTTTCCCCTTTCTCATTCTTTCTGTAGAGTGGTGGCAATAGTTGAGGAACTTGCGATCTGAGGATGAGATGTTGATTCGATATTTGATCCTACACTTGCTGCCAATCTGCTTGCCACCTGAGTACAGGGCACACAGCAGAGTGATAGCGGAATTATGAGTTCGTTTTTGCTTTCATTTTTCgtaaattgttttcttgaatTGCATGTGTGGTAGTTGATTATGTTTTTATAGTCCCTAGTGAAGATAAATATATTAACAACAAAAAGAATTACAAAATGTTATAACTCAAAGACTAAACACGGATAAATTGCAATTATATATACATAAACAATTTAAGACAAAGGAATCTGGCTCAGTAGGAAAAGCCACTGGGTGCAGATCCACAACCCAACAGAAGACAGTTCAGCACACAGTCTGGGCGCGTTTCAATGATTGTGATTTCTATCAAGTCACGCACTGTCTTCTTGACCAAATCACTTTTGTTTTAGCAAATCATTTTTCTCCTAAAACACCCttcattttaattttgaatagatctaaaatttaaacttattgcATGTTGATATTAGTTGTTCTTCATATCAgcttacataaaaaaaataaaaattaagataCAAGAACATGttaaaaagaatattttgatttttaaaggaATCTAAAAAAAACATAGTAACTGAAGAACAAATTAACATCACTTATCTGCCTATCTACATTCAGAGCAGGCTTTAGTGAGTGGGGAAAAAAAATCTAGCAGGATCCAACATGGTCCTTGTCAGCACCAAGCAGTCAGTAATAACAAAAGTTGATGCAGGATTTTCCCTAATGCTTTGTTTAGTCGGAGGCTTGGATCCATCAATATATTTTCTTAATGGAAAGGAAGGGAAGGAAAAGACAAcgatataaaagaaataaaagtaaGCAGAGTGATGTCATAACGTCGCTGTCGGACTCCCTAGGGCGAGGATTCCTTCTCCAGCAAAAACCTGACTCAGAGCTCATCGCTCCTTGGCACCCGTGCCCCACCCAAGAAGGCCGCGAAGAGGAATGAGCCGGCCGGTCTCACCTCCGCGAATGAGCGCCGCTGCGTCCACTTCTGGACTGACAAGACGCCGCAGTGGCGGACGGGGCCAATGGGCCCCAAGAAGCTCTACAGCGCTTGCATTGCCCGCTTCAAGTCTAGCCCGCTGCAAGCCCCACCTTCGTCGTCTCCAAGCACTCTAACTCCCACGCAAGGTCCTCGAGCTCTGCCGCCAAAAGAAACTCGACCAACTCACCACCCTACCTCGAGAGAGGTCACGCACGCGGTTAATTCGATCCTGCCTGCCGGTACAGACACTGCCCCAATTTCTCACATTGGGCTGGTGAAACTCACACTTAAGTAGTGGGTTCCATCATCTCATTGTGAGATATTGAGACAGTGTCTATACAGGGAAGATGAAATTTACCCACGCATGCCCCGACCTCACGAATATGTCACACATTTCCGATATGAGATCGCAGAGAGCTTGTGAATTCACGGCCGGCTAGGCCACGACCAATATACGGCCCTATCATCGAGATATTGAAGCAATGAGATTGAGATGAGATCGCGGAGAGCCCGTGAACTCATGGCAGACTAGGCCATGCCCAATTTGTAACCCCATTGACAATATATTGCCAAGTGAGGTCGAGTTGAAAACGCAATGACACATGGAAAAGTTGTTCCGTCCGATTCGGACAGAtaagaaaactaattaaatttgaTCGGCGGTTGAAGTTAGAATCGATCTGTCCATAGTTTTTTTCCGGAGTAAACAAAGGAAAGTAAGTTGAGTCGTGTGTATCACTCCTTTATATACACACACTGACACACTCCTTTATATCATCAGCGCTTCTAGGTAAACAGGGCATAAGAGAAAAACAAAATTGTTTCATCCAGAATTAAACACTTCTTAAAAAGTTTGCTGCTTTGAAATAGAGTAGTTCTCTAGGTGATGGTACATtgaataaaagtaataaaaaaaaaccctaaaaactcAGCAAGTGAAATCTCCACAGGAGATTAGTTATCAACGCTTCTTCTTACTTGCCTTTGCAGCCCTTGATGGAGTGGCGACTAGATAGATGAACACTCCAACAAGCGATAGAACAGACACCAAAGATCCGCATTTAGCTACTAGCCTCTGCATAGTAGGTTGGTTCATTTTAAGCAAATAGATcaaacagtaaaaaaaaaatagaactgtAATGAAGAATTAGATATCATGGGACTCACCTTCGCCTGGCGTGGTAGTTGGATCATATTGAGTAAGATCAATTGTATCAGTACATGGAAGTTGAAATTGCACATTAGATGTTATGAGTTAGAAAGAACTAAATAATAGTGGCAAAATTGGCAACTCACCCATTCAAATTTCTTTTCAGGAGGCTTGTCAGCGAGAACAGCTATAGGCAGAATTGGGGTAGAATACGCTTCCTACATTAGGCGAACAAGTTACAACATTCAGCCATTGaagtagattaaaaaaaaattaaggacataaCTAGAATTTAAGAGTTGATAACATTATAACTGTGATTTCCTTGTCGTTCAAtaagaagtcctagtagattaCTGCATGTATTTAATATATTCAGACCTGTAAGGGCAGGTCTACTTTTTGTGGAATACAAGTCAAACTAATAATGAAAATATTCTAGTGAATATCTTTCACAACCCCTAGAGAAAGTTCAGTAGTAGATGGTTCACGTATCATGAATGTTTGGAATCAAAATTATGCAAGGGCACATTTCACTTGCTAAAACAAATTGAAAGGTGATATCAGAAGAAGTAAACCCAGTACATAACCTATTGTACTTTAAGAAATCATATGGGTGATGATTCTCATTCATTGTTCCTGTAGCAAAATGGCAGAGGTTcataaacaagaaaaaaaatagcaTCCTAATAAGCTTTAGCGGCCAAGATGTTCATAACCATTAATTCTGACAGAATAACTTTTTCATTCAAATAGTAAACAGTATAAATTACTAAATAATATGAATCATTTTCTCATAAACATTCTATGCCCAATTCTTTGAACGAGGTGCCAAAGAAATTACAGCAAGGATTCATAATGT is a window encoding:
- the LOC121981612 gene encoding eukaryotic translation initiation factor 5A-2-like isoform X1 — protein: MSFRIHPLFPDPTVRVSPRHIRIYRKVTLARRFKRILIFSSDCISLHRFYASALRLPAIMSDEEHHFESKADAGASKTYPQQAGTIRKNGYIVIKGRPCKVVEVSTSKTGKHGHAKCHFVAIDIFNAKKLEDIVPSSHNCDVPHVNRTDYQLIDISEDGFLSLLTETGNTKDDLRLPTDENLVTQIKDGFAEGKDLVVSVMSAMGEEQICALKEIGPK
- the LOC121981612 gene encoding eukaryotic translation initiation factor 5A-2-like isoform X2 — translated: MSFRIHPLFPDPTVRVSPRHIRIYRKVTLARRFKRILIFSSDCISLHRFYASALRLPAIMSDEEHHFESKADAGASKTYPQQAGTIRKNGYIVIKGRPCKVVEVSTSKTGKHGHAKCHFVAIDIFNAKKLEDIVPSSHNCDVPHVNRTDYQLIDISEDGFIKDGFAEGKDLVVSVMSAMGEEQICALKEIGPK
- the LOC121981613 gene encoding uncharacterized protein LOC121981613 translates to MDFPYIDQIAASLRSCSLGEHRPTPSPPPNIPDASAGRITVELNSEIPLPFCWDQRLDIQTGEIHYINWETGERTTADPRSAATASIYSSSYYCTDEEEASGTGSGKEGCEEEEDDDNGNGDTADPDEDESSGTGSGIETRDEEEDDDSTACSSGPSSTGDDRRTLVAAGCSACFMYLMVHNGTPACPKCGAALIHLGNCL